In Candidatus Nealsonbacteria bacterium, the DNA window AAAAATCATACGACATCGAAACATGGACAAGTTTCCTTAATCAGCGCTTTGGCATAATTATATTTAAGAACAGAAAAGACTTGCTTCGCTTTAAAGCACTTAATTCTATTAGGAACTTAATACTGCACTCAGGGAGTAAAACTAATGTAAAATTTAGGAACGAAATGAGAAATTTACTGAAGACGCCTGTTCCTATAGGCAAGCCCTTTAAATTAGACATGAAAAGGTATTTCGTTGTTTTACATAGTTGTTTACAGATATTAATTAAAAATATTGAAAAGAGTTAGCGAGCGAAACGCGTCAGTGGAGAAATCTGAAATCGCTTAAGGGGCGGTTTTTAGTTTGAAAAATCTTTAAAATAGCGGTATGGTGAAGGAAAGAAAAATATGCAAGATATAAAAATTATTGAAAAAAATAATTAACAAGTAAAATCTGTTTGGAAATTAAAAAATTTAATATGGGAAAATTTAATTTCAAAAACGAAGACGATTTTCAAAAAATAAAAAGTGAAGCCGAAGAATTTTATGGCACAATCAATGATATTTATTGTCCTTATTTAAAAGAAAAAATCGCTTTTAATGTAAAGGGATTAAAACATTTAAAATTTATTTCGGATAGACAAGCTAGGCCAAGAAAAGATCAATATTCAAGACTGAAACTTATTCGTTTTGCTCCAGAAGTTTTAAAATTATCTCATACTTTACAAGGAATCTGGCGCATAAAAAGGTTTGAATCACAAAAAACAAACAGCAGATGGGAACAAGTCTTGAAAGACGTAATATATTATGAATTTATCGCAGTTATAGAAAACATAAGAATAAAAGTTATTATTAAAGAAGTTTTGGGAGGAGAAAAACATTTTTGGAGTATTATTCCTTTTTGGGGAATTGACAAAATGACAAGCAAGAGAATTTTACATGGTGGCGATCCAGAAATTGACTAAACTAAAAAATACCGTTTTTTTCGGTATTCTTTAGTGGTACTTGGGTACAGCTTGGATATAGCCGTGACAGGGCCAAGGCCCTCCAAGCACCAATTTCAATATAACACAAAACATTATGTCAATCAAGATTTATCCCCAAGTATCTTTGTAAATAAAAAAGCGGTGTTTGGGTCTGAAATACTCAACTTAATCTTATAATATTTACTCCATAGATAGAATTCCTACTGGAATTCTATCTATGGAGACCATTATTGTCAATACCAAAACAACGATTTGTAAAAATAAAACAAATTTTGAAACGGTTTCAGTAAATGATTTATTAGAAAATATGAGCATTTTAATTAGATATATTATAGCACAAAAAAGCAAAAAAATAAAGAAAAATAAACCGAAATTAATAATAAATATGGACTATAAAAAGTATTATGATTTAGAAAATTATTTATTCGGAGAGGTAAAAAATAATTTTAAAAAACATGGCTATTTAACGCCAGAAGAATTTTTCTGTATCGTTATTTGGAAAGCAAATAGAGCAAAAAGCAAAATAAAAGATAAAATTTTTAAAAAAGGAGAAAATTTAAATAAAAGTATTAAAAAATTAACTAGTCAAATTTTTAAAGCATCGAGCAATAAAGAAAAATTAAGAATTTTATTAGAAGATTGGGAATTTGGTCTTCCCATGGCTTCAGCTTTATTAACGGTTTTGTATCCTAAAAATTTTACAATTTATGATGTAAGAGTTAGAAATCAGTTTGGCATAAAAGATTTTTCCGGTAGAAAAAATCAAATTGAAAAGTATTTTTCAGAATTTCTACCTAAAGTGAAAAAACAGTCGGGTAAAAATTTGAGAGAAAAAGATAAGTATTTATGGGGGAAGTCTTTTTTTGAAGACCTTAGGAAATTTTTAAAATAACTAAAATTTATGTCAGAAGAAATAAAAAAAATATCAGATTCTGAATTAGTTAATAAGGCTGAACGTGGTTACAAAGATATTGCTTACGCAGAACTTATTAGAAGATTAATAGTGGCACTTAACAATTCAAGTAAAAGCTCAGAAGAATACAGCAAGAGAAATTTAATTCTTTCTGTTGCCTTATTTTTTATTGGATATATGCAGTTAATAACAACGATTATTACAAGTCAAATTTCTAATTTTAATAAGATTGCTTTATTTACAATTATTATAATTTCTATTTATTTTGTGGTTAATTGGCTGCTTAAAAGCGAACGTGAAATTAAATTATAAAAAATAACTAAGGGCAGGAATTTAGCTCGATTTTAAAAATATGCATCAATTAACTCTTTTTGAAGCGTTTTTTATAACCCATTTCGTAATGGATTGGATTTTTCAATGGAAATGGGAGGCAATGAACAAATCAAAAAATATTTTTGCTTTATTCTTCCATTGTGCCGTTTATACGGTGGGGTTTATTCCCGTATTTTCGTTATACAAAATTAATTTTTTATGGTTGTTATTAATTTTCATTAGTCATTTTATCTTTGATAAAAGAAATTTTGAGGTTTGGATTTTAGAAAAATTCAAAGGGTTTAAAAAAGAAGGGGACTTAGAGCCATTTTGGAATATTGTATTAATCGGAGTTGATCAAACGCTTCATTTAGTCATTTTATCCTTTATTGTTATTTTTTCTTAAAACTTAGTACTTCGACGGGCTCAGTATCTTCGACCTGAAGTTAAAAATCGACGCGTAAAATAAAAAATCGCCTCAGAAATTTATCTTCATCGGCGATATTATTTTTTTATCCATATAGGAAGTCGTCTTTGTGTTTTACGCCCGCTTGTTCTTTAATTTGATTGATATCGGATTGAAAAGTATTTCTTTCTTCCTGCTCGATTTGGATTGCTATGTGTGTAATATTCCGCATTGCCACTTTGCCCATTACATACCATTTTTTGACAATTTCCGGCGGTTCCGGCCATAAAGATTCTGGCATTTGATTTAATTTTTTGAGATCAAGCGTGGAAAAGTGATTAATTAATTCTTCAATTTCCGTGTCATTGAGCTTTATTTGCGCAATCCTACTTAGTTCTTTATAGAAAGAATTAAAAACTCTGTCATAGATTTTTTTCTGCATTTCAATGTGCCGGATCGTTATTTTTCGATTTAAATCGGCAATGGGATTTGCAGCAGCTAATTCATTATTATATTCCGGAAGAACGCTAATAATCTCATCGTAATTCTCGGTTCCTTCGAATATTTTGTTTCTTACAACTTCAATCAAACTATCTAACTTTTTCTGGTCTATAGGCATTTACACACCTCCAGCATCAAAGTATAATATTTACCAATTTTTTGTCAATTAATATTACAATGAATTCCGGCGGTTTTTTGGTAACTATTGACAAATTATATAATTAGTATATAATTTATAAAGGTGAATTAAGTATGGTGGTCTTTAACAAAGCGCAAATAAGATGTTTTAGCAAAATCGAAGAAAAACCTCTCTCCATTTATGAAATTGTGGAAAGGATAAACGCAGATGGTATGAGCTTGGTATCGAGCACTCATATATATTTTACTTCCATAATAAACTTTGAACGTTTAGGCTTGGTAAAAGTAAAATATAAAAATAATGACAACGACGTACTTTCTAGAAGCCACTATAAAAATATGATGTGCCGATTAACAGAAAAAGGAAAAGCGATAAAACAAGCAACAGATAAGGTTTATCCAACAATTAAAAAACTGGACGAGCAGGTAGAAAACCTACACGAGGAAATATATTTAATTTATAAAAAATTTGATAAAAAAATTAAAACATATTTCCTCTTTTTTTTAATCGCCAAGCGGGCGGTTTTTTGTTTGCGCTGAGCCGGCCGAAGCGTTTACGCTGAGTAGTTCGATTATTAACTCACTACCTAACGGCTTTTCGAAGTGGTCCTCCCTCGCTTCCCGATAAATCGGGATTTCATCCCAAAGCGGTTGGGATTCAACTTGAGAGCTACGGACGGACAAAGTATAATAAATTAAGTCGAAAAAATTATAATTAAACAAAAAAAATTTAAATTATGCCAAGTTTAATTTATATACTTTTAGCCGGGTTTGTCGGCGGGATAATGCGAGGTTTGGTAGGGTATATCAAATATCGCAGTTCTTATAAAGATATTGCGTTTAAGAAAGGCTATTTTTCATCTATGGTGGCAATTTCCGGCGCCGTGGGATTAATGGCTGCCTGGGTAACCCAGGATTTAGGCATTAAATTTTTGGGACTGCCAACTATCACTCCAGCTATAGCTATAATTATTGGTTATGCCGGAGGAGATTTCATTGAAAATATTTTCAAGATTTTAACCGGCAAAACCTCGCTTTATCAAATGCCAACTATTAAAAAATAGTTTTTACTCATAAATTTTTCGGCGGATTACTAAAATGGAAGATGTAGTCGTTAAAAAATCTAAAATACATAAGAAAGGAGTTTTTGCTAATAGAAACTTTAAAAAAGGTGAAGTTGTTATTAAATATCATCTAAAGAACTTAACCGAAGAAGAGTTTAATAATTTATCAGAAAAAGAAAAACACTATACTTCAAAAGAAAATGGAGAATATTTATTATTTCCATCGCCGGAAAGGTATGTAAATCATTCTTGCAGTCCCAATACTAATCCTATTAATAAATGCGATGTTGCGATTAAAGACATTAAAAAAGGTGAAGAAATAACCACAGATTATTCAAAAGACAATGTTCCTGGTTTAAATATGAAGTGTAATTGCGGCAGTGAAAATTGCAAAGGAATAATTAAAAATAAGATCTAACATTTTCACTAAGAAAAAATCGCTAATCCTTCGGGGGTACTCAGGACAGGGAGGCGGTTTTTTGGTTAGCTATTGACAAACTTTATAGATATGCTATTATTCTAGTAGTCCTTTAGTATTTCTCAATACTCTATTGTCCGAATGCACAATAGAGAACAAGGCATACTTTTAACGCTGCAATATAATATCGCCCCAAAAAATATTAAATTATTTAAGGGGCTCATCTTTTTTTATCGCCTAAAAAGCGGTTTTTTTGTTTACGCTGAGTCCGTCGAAGTGATATAATAAAATAATATGGCTAAAATTTTTATTTTTGGAGACAGTATCGTTAATGGAATATTAGACGAAAAAAGCGGGGGATGGGTTCAGAGACTCAGGAGTTATTTAGATGAAAAAAATTTATCTAATCCTGATGTTGAATATATTGTTTATAATCTTGGTGTTTCGGGAAATAATACCAGAGATTTATTACAAAGATTTGAGTTTGAGACAAAAAAAAGATTAGATGAATTTAAAGAAGAAACGATTATCATTTTTGGAATCGGAGTAAACGATTCCCAGTTCGTTCTTAGTCAAAATAGCCAGAGAGTCCCGCTTGAGGAGTATATTAAAAATCTAGATGAATTATTGAACAGTGCTCGAAAATTTTCTGATAAAATTTTGTTTGTCGGATTAACCCCCGTTGATGAAAAAAGAACAACTCCGATTCCCTGGAACGAAGATAAATTCTATAAAAACGAATACGTTAAGAAATTTAATGATTCTCTAAGATCTTTTTGCCAAGAGAACAAAGTTTATTTTATTGAAATTTTTGAAGAAATGATAAAAATGAATTATTCTGAATTGCTATACGATGGCCTTCATCCGAACTCAGAAGGGCACGAAAAAATATTTGAAATTGTGAAAGATTATATTATCAAACATAAAATAATTTAAAATTATCCAAAATAATTTTTTAGATATTATAAAGTTTATAATTAGATTCTTAAAGGTCGATTAAAAAATTAATTTTATTATTTCAATGACATTAATAACATTAAAAGATTGGATAAAAAATCATAAATTAGTTACTTTGGTAGTTGCGGGAATAATTGTAATTGGTTTTCTGGCTTCTATAATGCTTGTTTCTTTGGGTAGTTCTAGGTCAAAAAGCAGAATAGCAGTAGAAGAAACCGGATATGCTGATTATTTGGGGACCGCAAAAAATACCCCTTCTTCAATGGAATCTGCTTCCGGATACGAAATAGAGGTTAAAGAGGGGTTGATGACAATAAAATCTAAAAACGCAGAGGAAGATTTTAACAAAATAGAATCCATGGCAAAAAGTTACCAAGGATATGCAGAAAGAAGCAATAAATCAATCACTAATTTATATGTCCAGCTTAATTTGACTTTAAGAGTTCCCTTGGAAAGCTTTACTGATTTAGTTGAAAAATTAAAAAAAGGATTTGATGTAGAATCTTACAATATAAATGACTACCGAATTTCGATTGGCAGAGAATTGGATGAGCTTCAAATTTTGAACCAGAGCTTATCTGACTACGAAAAAATAAGATATGAGATAAATGGAATGAA includes these proteins:
- a CDS encoding DUF4349 domain-containing protein, whose translation is MTLITLKDWIKNHKLVTLVVAGIIVIGFLASIMLVSLGSSRSKSRIAVEETGYADYLGTAKNTPSSMESASGYEIEVKEGLMTIKSKNAEEDFNKIESMAKSYQGYAERSNKSITNLYVQLNLTLRVPLESFTDLVEKLKKGFDVESYNINDYRISIGRELDELQILNQSLSDYEKIRYEINGMNIGKDKIDLLMQLTDKELSLKEREKTYQRMVSSKERQGEYATLNINLKEKKSPTIWPENVLDQFKDRLRNALENTLDILKDLIGGSIEIFFRAIQIATYIIIVGTVVAFFYRLGKILFNLITKKTRRENVD
- a CDS encoding GDSL-type esterase/lipase family protein; its protein translation is MAKIFIFGDSIVNGILDEKSGGWVQRLRSYLDEKNLSNPDVEYIVYNLGVSGNNTRDLLQRFEFETKKRLDEFKEETIIIFGIGVNDSQFVLSQNSQRVPLEEYIKNLDELLNSARKFSDKILFVGLTPVDEKRTTPIPWNEDKFYKNEYVKKFNDSLRSFCQENKVYFIEIFEEMIKMNYSELLYDGLHPNSEGHEKIFEIVKDYIIKHKII
- a CDS encoding SET domain-containing protein-lysine N-methyltransferase, encoding MEDVVVKKSKIHKKGVFANRNFKKGEVVIKYHLKNLTEEEFNNLSEKEKHYTSKENGEYLLFPSPERYVNHSCSPNTNPINKCDVAIKDIKKGEEITTDYSKDNVPGLNMKCNCGSENCKGIIKNKI
- a CDS encoding DUF3307 domain-containing protein, translated to MHQLTLFEAFFITHFVMDWIFQWKWEAMNKSKNIFALFFHCAVYTVGFIPVFSLYKINFLWLLLIFISHFIFDKRNFEVWILEKFKGFKKEGDLEPFWNIVLIGVDQTLHLVILSFIVIFS